A section of the Anabaena cylindrica PCC 7122 genome encodes:
- a CDS encoding DUF565 domain-containing protein, with protein sequence MQNTRLNNLLDTIARLLGQWFVNPWRRLSLLVINFLFGFFLGSAVSTTTGQKAELDIVVAAVLVLLTEITSRIFYSRTFFAKQALWVEALNFLKVGFIYSLFLEAFKLGS encoded by the coding sequence ATGCAAAATACTCGTCTTAACAACCTGTTAGATACTATTGCTAGACTCTTGGGGCAATGGTTTGTTAATCCTTGGCGGCGATTATCGCTTCTGGTAATTAATTTTTTATTTGGGTTCTTTTTGGGATCGGCAGTGTCTACTACCACTGGACAAAAAGCGGAATTAGATATTGTGGTAGCTGCTGTTTTAGTTCTATTGACGGAGATTACTAGTAGAATATTTTACAGTCGCACTTTTTTTGCTAAACAGGCACTTTGGGTAGAAGCACTGAATTTTTTAAAGGTTGGTTTCATCTATAGTCTATTTTTGGAAGCCTTTAAGCTAGGTTCTTGA